The sequence below is a genomic window from Ignavibacteriales bacterium.
CAGGGTTACCTGTTGCCAATGCATCTTTGCTGGATGAAGGAACTGCAGCGGCTGAAGCAATGTCAATGTTCTATGCTTTAAGAAGTGTTAAAACTGCTAACAAGTTTTTTGTTTCCGAACTATGTTTTCCTCAAACAATTGATGTTCTGAAAACAAGATCTGCACCTCTTGGTATTGAGATTATGGTTGGTGACCACCAAAAATTAAAACTTACAGAAGATATTTTCGGAATACTTGTACAATACCCTGCCTGTAACGGGGAAGTTTATAACTACTCAGAACTTTTTTCGCAGGCAAAAGACAAAAAAATATTCAAAGCTGTTGCGGCAGATTTATTTAGTTTAACATTATTTACTTCTGCAGGTGAAATAGGTGCTGATGTAGCAGTTGGAACTTCACAACGGTTTGGTGTTCCAATGGGATATGGCGGACCACACGCAGCGTTTTTTGCAACAACAGATGAATTTAAAAGACATTTACCCGGAAGGATAATCGGGATATCAATTGATCAGCAGGGTAATCCCGCATACAGAATGGCTCTTCAAACACGCGAGCAGCATATCCGCCGTGAGAAAGCAACAAGTAACATTTGTACAGCACAGGTTCTGCTTGCAATCATATCTGCAATGTATGCAGTGTATCATGGTCCAAAAGGAATTAAAGCAATTGCTGAGAGAATACACTTATTCACAAAGTATCTTGACCATGCGATAATAAAACTTGGTTATAATCAGCAGAATAAAAATTATTTTGATACTCTTTCAATTTCATTTAATGATAATTCAAAACATTTGGTAAGTGAAATAAAATCACTTTCTGAAAAACATCAGATTAATTTCCGGTTTAGCCCTGACAATTCAATTAATATTTCGCTCAATGAATGTACTGAACTAAGTGATGTTATTGAAATTGTAAAGATCTTTGCGATTGTTGCCGGCAAAGAAATTAATGAAGACCTGCTTGTCAAAGAGTTTTTAAAAATAGGGATTGACATCCCATCTGCTTTTAAACGTAAAAGCAGTTACTTGAAACACCAGGTGTTCAACACATATCAGTCAGAAACTGAAATGATGCGTTACCTAAAAAGTTTAGAGAATAAGGATCTCTCACTTGTTCATTCAATGATACCATTAGGATCATGCACAATGAAACTTAATGCGGCAACTGAAATGATAGGTATAACGTGGCCTGAATTCTCAAACATTCACCCGTTTGCACCTGCTGAACAGGCTGAAGGCTATCATCAGTTATTTGCGGAACTCGAATCATCACTTGCGGAGATCACCGGTTTTGATGCAGTTTCACTACAGCCTAATGCAGGAGCGCAGGGTGAGTATGCGGGCTTACTTGTAATCCGCGAGTATCATATTCATAATGGTGATCATAACAGAAATGTTGTGCTTATCCCATCCTCTGCTCATGGCACTAACCCGGCAAGTGCGGTAATGGCAGGGATGAAGGTAGTCGTTGTAAATTGTGATAAGTATGGAAATGTTTCACTCGATGATCTGAAACTTAAGGCTGAACAAAATAAAGCGGTGCTTGCTGCTTTAATGATTACCTATCCTTCAACTCATGGTGTATTTGAACACAAGATAGTCGAAATTTGCGACATCATTCATGATAACGGAGGATTGGTATATATGGATGGCGCAAATCTAAATGCTCAGGTTGGATTAACAAGCCCCGGATTTATCGGAGCGGATGTTTGTCATCTTAATCTGCATAAAACATTTTGTATACCTCACGGCGGCGGTGGTCCGGGTATGGGACCTATTGCAGTCGCCCCGCATCTCACAAAATATTTACCTGGTCACTCAGTAATTAATATTAATCGTGATAAAAGTATCCCAGCAGTTTCTGCTGCACCCTGGGGCAGTGCAAACATATTAGTTATATCATATGCTTACATAAAAATGATGGGTGCTGTTGGACTAACAAAAGCTTCCGTTACAGCTATACTGAACGCAAACTATATTAAGGCAAAATTAGAATCACACTATGATGTTTTATATGCGGCTAAATCAGGGCACGTTGCTCACGAATTAATTTTTGATATGAGGAAATTTAAAACATCAGCTAATATTGAAGTGGAAGATATTGCTAAACGTTTGATGGATTATGGATATCACGCGCCAACTGTTTCTTTTCCTGTTCCGGGTACATTGATGGTTGAACCTACAGAGAGCGAATCGAAATCAGAACTTGACAAATTCATAAGTGCGATGATTTCCATCAGGGAGGAAATAAAGGAAATAGAATCCGGAATGTCTGATAGCCATGACAATGTTCTTAAAAATGCGCCTCATACTATTCAAACATTATTATCTTCAGATTGGAAACATACCTACTCACGTGAGAAAGCAGCTTTTCCTCTTCCCTGGACGAGAAACAATAAATTCTGGCCATCAGTTGGTCGTGTAAATAATGCATACGGTGACCGTAATCTTGTTTGCAGCTGCAACCCAATCTCTGATTACGCTGAAGAAATTGTATCCTAATATTAATCTGCCGTTAACTTTAGCGGCAGAAACATTTCTCAAACAATTTTCAAAATTGAACTCAATGATTAAATATCTGATGATATACATATTCCTGTTGAGCAATTTTTATACTGCAGCTCAGACGGATTCATCGATGATTAATTTTAAGCCCGCAGTAATAAAGGTTGATTCAATTCAGATCTTAGGGAATAAAATAACCGAACCCGATATAATACTAAGAGAAATGACTTTCAGAACAGGCGATACGATTTCGTATGATCAGCTAAAATATAACCGTGAGCGAATTTACAGTCTTGGAATATTTACTCATGTTGAGCTTAGTCTAACGGAAAGTGATAGCATAAATACATTGATCATTAGCGTTGAAGAAAGCTGGTACATTTATCCCATTCCGTTTGTTGAGCTTGAAGATAAAGACTGGAACAAAATCTCTTATGGTGTTTATCTTGTTGTGAAAAACTTCAGAGGTATGAATGAATCGATCAGCAGTCGTGCTGCACTTGGTTATGATCCTTCACTGAATTTAAGTTATACCAAACCTTATCTGATAAGAGAACATGAGATTTATTTCAGTTCAATCGTATCCTATGTTCACGCCCAGAATAAAAGTAATACTGCTGAATTGCTTTATGGCGGACAATTCGATCAGAAATTTATAAGTGCATCTGTTACTTTTGGAAAAAGGATGATGTTGTTTCACAGGGCAGGTATTAATTTATCATTCGACTATGTTGAAACACCTGGTTATGTAAGTATGATTTCTGCATCGGACGATAGAATAGATCATATCATCTCGCTAGGGTTTAACTATAACTATGATACAAGAGATCTTGCCCAGTTTCCTCGTAACGGAATTTTTGCTTCATTCGATTTTAAAACAAAAGGACTTGGTCTTGACGGCATAAATTATCAGGTGTTAAATGTCGATTTCCGTGAATACAGAAAATTATTTGATGAAGTTGGTGCAAAGTGGCGTTTCACATCGAGGATTACTTTGGGGAATAACATTCCATTTTATGACAGATCATTTCTTGGATTAGGTGAGAGGATAAGAGGATACTATAATAATGAACAGGAAGGTCATGAATATTACCTTGGATCGGTTGAAATCAATTATCCGTTAATTAAAGAATTGAATATTAATCTTGACTTTATTCCCGTTATTCCAAAACAACTTTTGACTTACCGTATCGCTTTATTCCTGGGTCTGTTTGCTGACACAGGCACTACCAGGTTACATGGTGAGGCATTGAGTTTAAAAAAATTAAATTCCGGTTATGGTACCGGTTTAACTCTGCTTGTTCTGCCTTATAATATATTAAGGATTGAACATGCGTTTGATGAATATGGAAATAATCAATGGGTATTGGATCTTGGAATTTCTTTCTGAAATAGAATTGTATTACTCACCAAATGTTATTGGTGAAAAAGTCAAAATTATTGGAGAAGAAGTAAGGCATATTTCAAAAGTGATGCGGCATAAGCCCGGTGATAAATTGTACACTACGGATGGCAAAGGATTTTTATATGAGGGTACAATTGAGAAAATCTCAAAAGATGAAATCGAGATCAATATTATTTCAAAGAAATATTTTGAAAATGTACTTGAGAATATTTGGTTTTGTCTGCCGAAAATAAAAAGTCAAGATCGTATTGAATTTGCGATTGAAAAATGTACAGAACTCGGCATAACAAATTTTATTTTCTACAATGCTGAGCGGGAAATAAAATCAAATCTTAAAAGAACTCGAATCGAGAAAGTAGCAATGTCAGCAATGAAACAATCCCTTCGATTGCATTTGCCCAAAATTGAAGAAGTAAATTCCATAACTGACCTTAATAAATTCAATCATAATTTAATTGTACTTGAACAGAAAAGTCCTTCCCGATTATCCGATTTAAAAATAATATCAGGTTCACAATTTTACTTTCTCTTTGGACCCGAAGGAGGCTTTTCTGAAAAAGAAACTTCCCTTATTTGTTCTGAAAATCATTATTCTCTTGGTCTCAGTCGTTTGAGAACTGAAACTGCGGCTGTATCTTGTGCTTCCATTATTCAAATGTTAATTTAAAACAAATTAAAATTAACCTTCAGAATATTTGAATGGTTCGGATTAGTTACTACGTATTTGCTGCTGTCTGTATGCTGGTATTAGCCGGATGCAGTAGTTCACCAAGATTCACATCTGAAGATAAAGATACTAATCATCAACCTCGTTATAGAAACGAACCTGAAGAATCTGGTTCAGATACAAGAACAAATAATAATCCCAAGGTTATTGAATCCACGACTGAGATCGCGTCATTTTATGCACATAAATTTCATGGAAAAAAAACTGCAAACGGTGAAACATATGATATGTATGCAATGACAGCGGCTCATATCAGCTATCCATTCAATACAGAAATTCGTGTTACAAATCTTTCCAACAACAAGCAAGTGATTTTAAGAATCAATGATAGAAAGCCGGATACAAATGGCAGGGCAGTTGACTTATCTTATCGCGCCGCTGAATTATTAGGAATGATTGATCAGGGAATTGCACAAGTCAGGGTGGAAGTACTAAAATGGGGGCAATAACCTGATTGTTTGTGTTCTTGTTGCAATTAAAACTTATTTCAATTCTTAAATAAAATCCGTGTAATGACTTTAAAAAAAACAACCCAGTGTTGGGGAAACACTGGGCGCGATCCATTTGCATCAAAGGGCAGGGGAGAACCCTTTGAAAGGATCATATAAAAAATTGTTTAGGATTGTTGGAAAGATAACAGCATTAGAAACAGAAGTCAATACTGTTTATAATTGAACGAAAATTTATTTTGAAATCACTGCGGTAGAAATACTTTTCCACCATTCATTTTTGATAATACCATATTTTGCTTTTTGCTTATTATCGAGCAGCTTTTCAACTTCTTCTTTCGCAGAATTTAATGAACTTTCACTTCTGTTGTTGAAGTATGAATGTAATATGTCCTTAACTTTTGTTACTTGTTCATTATTCAACAAAACTTTTTGTTCGAGTTTTGTAGTCAGGTTATCGACAACACTCTGTTGAGTTGAGTTTTGAGATTGACCAGAGATAGTTGCCGAACTCAAAATCATCAGAGCGAAAATAATTAGTGCTGTCAGATTTGTTTTGTTAACCTTTGTCATTTTTTTCTCCTATAATTAGAGAATCTATTTTAAAACTAATACCAGTTCGAGTTAATGTCAATGAAACAATATAGAATTATTATAAGAACTATTGTTTCTGCAAAATTTACATAACAACTCTCAGACCAGTTTTATAATTACTGCTATTTGACTATTTTTGCGCAGTAATTTTATTTAACAGGCAAAGACTAGTTGGAAGAAAAGGCTGAAAGACAGATAATATCATATTTAGAAAAACTGAAAGCACTAAACTATACAGTCGATGATTATAAAAAAGGGCAGTATAATTTTTATTCATTTCTCTATGATGGTGATAGAAAAGCTAAACTGACAGTCTATTATGGCAAGAATGGAATAAAAACTTTTCTTCAGGGCGATACTAGCCAGTCATTCACAAACTCAATTAATAGTATTATTGGTCTTGAAAATCCTGTAGCCCCCTCAACTGAGTTTAATGAGCCTGATGAGTACATTGGAACAGATGAATCAGGTAAGGGTGATTACTTTGGTCCTCTTGTAGTTGCCGGAGTATATCTCGACAAAGAAAATCAGAAGAAGCTTAGAGAAATAGGAGTTCGTGATAGTAAAGAAATTTCTGATAGTCAGATTAAGATTTTAGCAGCAAGAATCAATCGCATCATCAAGGATAATTATAATATAATCCTGATTACTCCGAATACATATAATAAACTTCACCTTCAAATGAAAAATGTAAACAGAATTCTTGGATGGGCACACGCTAAAGTAATTGAAAATATTTTAGAAAAAACTCAGGTACCAGAAGCAATAAGTGATAAGTTTGGTGATGAAAAACTTATTCTAAGTTCTTTACAGACCAAAGGAAAAAGTATAAAACTTTCACAATTTACCAGGGCAGAACGGTACGTAGCCGTTGCTGCTGCTTCTGTCTTAGCCAGAAAAAAATTTATAGATTGGTTTTCTTCATCAAAAGAAAAATATAATTTTGAACTGCCAAAAGGCGCTTCAAGTGAAGTTATAAAAAAAGGAAAAGAATTTGTCACAAGAATGGGAAAAGAAAAATTAAATGAAATTGCAAAAATTCATTTTAAAACAACGAAGCAAATATTAAACTAATTATCAGAGGTTCAAATATAAGATGTCAAACAGATCGAAAATAAAAAGAATTGGTGTATTGACTGGAGGCGGTGACTGCCCGGGTTTAAATGCGGTAATAAGAGGCGTGACCAAACCAGCAGAAGATTATGGTATGTCCGTATATGGAATCATAGACGGCTTTGAAGGATTAGTCGAAGGTAAAGCAAAAGAATTAACCAATGAAGATGTTTCAGGTATTTTGGCAAGAGGCGGCACGATACTCGGTTCTTCAAATAAGGGTGATCCATACCATTGGCCTGTTTCAAGAGATGGAAAAATAGAAATCTTTGATAAATCCAAGGAAGCGTTAAGAAATTATCAAGCCTGGGGACTCGATGCTCTGATTGCTATCGGCGGTGATGGAACAATGCATATCTGTGACAAACTTTCTGCCCTTGGTATGAATGTAATTGGAGTACCGAAAACAATTGATAACGATCTTGAAGCAACGGATCAAACATTCGGACATGACTCAGCAGTATATGTTGTTTCAATGGCATTGGATCGGTTACATACAACAGCGTCATCACATCACCGTGTTATTGTCGTGGAAGTAATGGGAAGATATGCCGGTTGGATTGCGTTGAATGGGGGTCTATCCGGAGGTGCGGATATAATTCTGATTCCCGAATTTCCATTTTCATGGGAAAAAGTTTATGATAAAATTTTACAGCGGGAATTACAGGGAAAAAAATTCAGCCTGGTTTGTGTTGCTGAAGGTGCAAAACCAATGGATGGTCAAATGGTAACTAAAGGAGAAGATATAAAGAGGACCGATCCGGTAAGACTTGGTGGTATTGGTGAACTGGTTGCAAAGAAAATTGAAGACAATACAGGAAGAGAAACACGTGTTACCGTGTTAGGGCATTTACAGAGAGGTGGAAGCCCAACTCCATATGACAGGATTCTTTCAACTAAGTTTGGTGCATTTGCTATTGAACTTGCGGCAAAGAAAAAATTCGGGCATATGGTTGCTTTGAAGGGTAGTGAAGTAAAGAATGTTCTGATCAAAGATGCAATTTCAAAGCAAAAATTAGTTAGCGTAGATAATCAGGCTGTTAAAGCAGCAAGAGCGATAGGAATTTCATTCGGAACTGAATAATTATATTGCAAAAATAAAATTGCATTATTGCTTTTAGAGCCTGATGCTCATATATTTGGAAGCGTTTTTTGAAAATGTTCCGGGGTCGTAGTTCAGTTGGTTAGAACGCCTGCCTGTCACGCAGGAGGTCGCGAGTTCGAGTCTCGTCGGCCCCGCCAGATAAAGCCCTGTAAGTTAAGCACTTACGGGGTTTTTGTTTTTTAAATTTTATGCCATTTTTGACCAGAGTACGTGAGTCTTCAACGAATAGCCTTAAAATATGTTGAAGTCTTCCTTCCTAAAAATCCTTAATTTTTTAATCTATGTATTTGGTTTTTTTGTCGCCAGAAAAACTCACAATATATCTTGAAGCCTGACGTGATGCTGGACCGAAATTTATAACAATCATGAATTGCGTGAATGGTTGTTAAGCCACACACGTAATAACAGGTAATAAACTTTCAAAGTAACTCAAAGATATAATGGTCCATCCGGTCCAACGGGTAATCCCAGCCACATCCAGATGACCAGAAGCAGCGTCCAGAATATAGTCAGAAGTATTGTGTAGGGAAGCATCGTTGAAATAATAGTTCCTATTCCATATTTCTCATCATACTTTTGTGCGAAGGCAACTATCAATGCAAAATAGCTCATCATCGGCGTGATAAGGTTTGTTACTGAATCACCGATACGGAATGCAGCTTGCGTCAAGGCCGGATGATATCCAAGCAACATAAACATCGGAATAAAAACAGGCGCCATAATTGCCCACTTTGCAGATGCACTTCCCATAAACATATTTATAAATGCCGCAAGTATAACAAATGCAACTATAAGTGGAATTCCTGTCAGTCCTATATTTTTTAGAAAGTCGGCACCTTCAATCGCAAAGATTAAACCAAGGTTACTATACCGGAAAAAATAAACGAACTGAGCCGCAAAAAATACCAGCACTATGTAAGTTGCCATCGTCCCCATCGACTTGATAATATGTTTCATCAGGTCTTTATCATTCTTGATTGATTTTACTACCCAGCCGTAAACTAGTCCGGGGATAAAAAAAAGAAGAAGTATTCCTGTGATTATTCCATCAAAAAAAGGTGAATGAAGGACTTCTTTAGTTTCAGGATTTCTGAATAGTCCATTTTCAGGAATTATCGATAACGCAAGTAGAATGGTGAGGACTAAAGCGGAGACACCAGCCCACCTTAATCCTTTTTTTTCGGACGGTGAGATCTGGTCAAGAGGGAGTTTTTCAGCATTGCCGGTATAAGTTTTTAGTCTCGGTTCAACAATTTTTTCCGTCACCCACGTACCGACTATAACTACAACAAAAGCGGAAACAAACATAAAATAAATATTGACGGCAGCATTAATTTTAATTTCCGGATTAATTATCTGTGCTGCTGATTGTGAAAGTCCCGCAAGAATTGGTTCTACAGAACCGATCATAAGATTAGCACCAAACCCACCGCTTACACCGCAGAATGCAGCCGCAAGTCCAGCCATTGGATGTCTGCCTAAAGCATAAAAAACCAGAGCACCTAATGGGATAAGGATAACATAACCCGCTTCTGAAGCAAGATGTGAAAGGATACCAGCGAGTACAAGTGTTCCTGTAATTAATTTTTTAGGTGCATTGAGTACAAGTGCGCGTATGAGAGAAGTGAACAACCCGGAACCTTCTGCAACGCCGATGCCGATCATTACAGCAAGTACATAACCGAGTGGAGGAAAGTTCACAAAGTTTGCTGTAATGTTTGTATAAATCCATCGCAGACCATCTTCACTAAGCAGACTGTTCACCGAAATTATGGAATCATTAGCGGGATGTGTAACCTGCCAGTTAAGTGTTTTACCTAACCAGGATAGTGCTGCAACCAGCACCGCAAGCAGTCCAAACAATGACGCCGGATGAGGAAGTTTATTCCCGACAATTTCTATATAATCAAGTGATTTGTTAAATAACCTGCCTGCAAGCGATCCGGTTTTCAATACATCCTCCTGAAAATTTATTGCGCAAGATAATGCATTTAGTCAATTGCAAAAAGAAATTTATTACTCCTTTTCCCGCTATTTAAAAACAAAAAGGCTGCTCATCACAAGCAGCCTCTTTAGAGGAAACGAACAATTTTATTTCATAAGTATCATCTTTTTTGTGGCAGAGAAAGAATTGCCGTCTTTACTTGCTGCATTCATTGTGTAATAGTAAACACCGCTGGAAAGTCCTGAAGCATTAAAATTAATTTCATGTACACCGGCAGAAAATTCTGTATTTACAATTTCAGAAATCTTTTGTCCGATAGTATTAAAAAGATTTATACTGACATCAGCATCAGCAGGCAACAGGAATTTTATTTTT
It includes:
- the gcvP gene encoding aminomethyl-transferring glycine dehydrogenase, with the protein product MRIPEHPDKFVDRHIGPNDDEALEMIKAIGLDSVERLISETIPPQIRLEKKLTLDEPLTESQFLEKLKSVASKNKIFKSYIGMGYHPTILPLVIQRNLLENPGWYTQYTPYQAEIAQGRLEALINFQTMVIDLTGLPVANASLLDEGTAAAEAMSMFYALRSVKTANKFFVSELCFPQTIDVLKTRSAPLGIEIMVGDHQKLKLTEDIFGILVQYPACNGEVYNYSELFSQAKDKKIFKAVAADLFSLTLFTSAGEIGADVAVGTSQRFGVPMGYGGPHAAFFATTDEFKRHLPGRIIGISIDQQGNPAYRMALQTREQHIRREKATSNICTAQVLLAIISAMYAVYHGPKGIKAIAERIHLFTKYLDHAIIKLGYNQQNKNYFDTLSISFNDNSKHLVSEIKSLSEKHQINFRFSPDNSINISLNECTELSDVIEIVKIFAIVAGKEINEDLLVKEFLKIGIDIPSAFKRKSSYLKHQVFNTYQSETEMMRYLKSLENKDLSLVHSMIPLGSCTMKLNAATEMIGITWPEFSNIHPFAPAEQAEGYHQLFAELESSLAEITGFDAVSLQPNAGAQGEYAGLLVIREYHIHNGDHNRNVVLIPSSAHGTNPASAVMAGMKVVVVNCDKYGNVSLDDLKLKAEQNKAVLAALMITYPSTHGVFEHKIVEICDIIHDNGGLVYMDGANLNAQVGLTSPGFIGADVCHLNLHKTFCIPHGGGGPGMGPIAVAPHLTKYLPGHSVININRDKSIPAVSAAPWGSANILVISYAYIKMMGAVGLTKASVTAILNANYIKAKLESHYDVLYAAKSGHVAHELIFDMRKFKTSANIEVEDIAKRLMDYGYHAPTVSFPVPGTLMVEPTESESKSELDKFISAMISIREEIKEIESGMSDSHDNVLKNAPHTIQTLLSSDWKHTYSREKAAFPLPWTRNNKFWPSVGRVNNAYGDRNLVCSCNPISDYAEEIVS
- a CDS encoding BamA/TamA family outer membrane protein, producing MINFKPAVIKVDSIQILGNKITEPDIILREMTFRTGDTISYDQLKYNRERIYSLGIFTHVELSLTESDSINTLIISVEESWYIYPIPFVELEDKDWNKISYGVYLVVKNFRGMNESISSRAALGYDPSLNLSYTKPYLIREHEIYFSSIVSYVHAQNKSNTAELLYGGQFDQKFISASVTFGKRMMLFHRAGINLSFDYVETPGYVSMISASDDRIDHIISLGFNYNYDTRDLAQFPRNGIFASFDFKTKGLGLDGINYQVLNVDFREYRKLFDEVGAKWRFTSRITLGNNIPFYDRSFLGLGERIRGYYNNEQEGHEYYLGSVEINYPLIKELNINLDFIPVIPKQLLTYRIALFLGLFADTGTTRLHGEALSLKKLNSGYGTGLTLLVLPYNILRIEHAFDEYGNNQWVLDLGISF
- a CDS encoding 16S rRNA (uracil(1498)-N(3))-methyltransferase — encoded protein: MEFLSEIELYYSPNVIGEKVKIIGEEVRHISKVMRHKPGDKLYTTDGKGFLYEGTIEKISKDEIEINIISKKYFENVLENIWFCLPKIKSQDRIEFAIEKCTELGITNFIFYNAEREIKSNLKRTRIEKVAMSAMKQSLRLHLPKIEEVNSITDLNKFNHNLIVLEQKSPSRLSDLKIISGSQFYFLFGPEGGFSEKETSLICSENHYSLGLSRLRTETAAVSCASIIQMLI
- a CDS encoding septal ring lytic transglycosylase RlpA family protein, whose amino-acid sequence is MLVLAGCSSSPRFTSEDKDTNHQPRYRNEPEESGSDTRTNNNPKVIESTTEIASFYAHKFHGKKTANGETYDMYAMTAAHISYPFNTEIRVTNLSNNKQVILRINDRKPDTNGRAVDLSYRAAELLGMIDQGIAQVRVEVLKWGQ
- the rnhC gene encoding ribonuclease HIII, encoding MEEKAERQIISYLEKLKALNYTVDDYKKGQYNFYSFLYDGDRKAKLTVYYGKNGIKTFLQGDTSQSFTNSINSIIGLENPVAPSTEFNEPDEYIGTDESGKGDYFGPLVVAGVYLDKENQKKLREIGVRDSKEISDSQIKILAARINRIIKDNYNIILITPNTYNKLHLQMKNVNRILGWAHAKVIENILEKTQVPEAISDKFGDEKLILSSLQTKGKSIKLSQFTRAERYVAVAAASVLARKKFIDWFSSSKEKYNFELPKGASSEVIKKGKEFVTRMGKEKLNEIAKIHFKTTKQILN
- a CDS encoding ATP-dependent 6-phosphofructokinase, translated to MSNRSKIKRIGVLTGGGDCPGLNAVIRGVTKPAEDYGMSVYGIIDGFEGLVEGKAKELTNEDVSGILARGGTILGSSNKGDPYHWPVSRDGKIEIFDKSKEALRNYQAWGLDALIAIGGDGTMHICDKLSALGMNVIGVPKTIDNDLEATDQTFGHDSAVYVVSMALDRLHTTASSHHRVIVVEVMGRYAGWIALNGGLSGGADIILIPEFPFSWEKVYDKILQRELQGKKFSLVCVAEGAKPMDGQMVTKGEDIKRTDPVRLGGIGELVAKKIEDNTGRETRVTVLGHLQRGGSPTPYDRILSTKFGAFAIELAAKKKFGHMVALKGSEVKNVLIKDAISKQKLVSVDNQAVKAARAIGISFGTE
- a CDS encoding AbgT family transporter, translating into MKTGSLAGRLFNKSLDYIEIVGNKLPHPASLFGLLAVLVAALSWLGKTLNWQVTHPANDSIISVNSLLSEDGLRWIYTNITANFVNFPPLGYVLAVMIGIGVAEGSGLFTSLIRALVLNAPKKLITGTLVLAGILSHLASEAGYVILIPLGALVFYALGRHPMAGLAAAFCGVSGGFGANLMIGSVEPILAGLSQSAAQIINPEIKINAAVNIYFMFVSAFVVVIVGTWVTEKIVEPRLKTYTGNAEKLPLDQISPSEKKGLRWAGVSALVLTILLALSIIPENGLFRNPETKEVLHSPFFDGIITGILLLFFIPGLVYGWVVKSIKNDKDLMKHIIKSMGTMATYIVLVFFAAQFVYFFRYSNLGLIFAIEGADFLKNIGLTGIPLIVAFVILAAFINMFMGSASAKWAIMAPVFIPMFMLLGYHPALTQAAFRIGDSVTNLITPMMSYFALIVAFAQKYDEKYGIGTIISTMLPYTILLTIFWTLLLVIWMWLGLPVGPDGPLYL